The following proteins are encoded in a genomic region of Liolophura sinensis isolate JHLJ2023 chromosome 5, CUHK_Ljap_v2, whole genome shotgun sequence:
- the LOC135465918 gene encoding serine/threonine-protein kinase Nek11-like has product MPPSRPSKNRETDQPRVLANRYEVVKKLGTGNFGTAFLCKDRRCKGELKCLKEIPIGDLQLDETVDAMHEAKLLSKLDHPGIVKFHDQFVDGEFFCIITEYCEGGDLDMKIQEFKKKKKKFDETTVMNWFVQLVLAVQYMHSRRVLHRDLKTRNIFLKNNVVKIGDFGISRILMGTTDFASTFVGTPYFMSPEVLKHEGYNSKSDVWSVGCILYEICALDHAFNGQSLMGVMYKIVEGELPSLPSNYPRELDQVFKMMLAKDQTDRPSMTELTKNSFVAKHMSTMLSQLSDFKTKPELGGEAEIAAEELEQLLREKSHLGDLRATEADVKYKNLHPRERMRLRKQREADAKAQEMKEAARANLAETYARREKLRSTIGHTNLPPIVDGLPDGFRSLHIKKLYGTSLGRGGRSCVGKPYGQAWVPTQIFLRPKTAPRNSRYEDMSEEDDFSDTVKGDIDIHRTLGATVLHVPKHTYEDRPITPLKDKMVYNTVQSSLDFEDGIPDHPELAETYYSQFEDFEKADGKEENEDKTDDAAENTLVNMDEAKDVENLLSCLEGALDRPVPEGSLTLSDDTMAGAFGPGAREIKIRNLRSECERILGKAKFEKAYTYLKNARFQDKATSHTADETMIFKGLREIVPNPSDCFLVDQLLFLEEQAKLQV; this is encoded by the exons ATGCCTCCGAGTCGACCATCCAAAAACAGAGAAACTGACCAACCCAGGGTTCTCGCCAACCGTTATGAAGTTGTTAAAAAGTTAGGAACAGGTAATTTTGGGACGGCCTTTCTTTGCAAAGACAGAAGATGTAAAGGAGAACT aaaatgccTGAAGGAAATCCCGATAGGCGACCTGCAGTTGGATGAGACTGTGGATGCCATGCATGAGGCCAAACTTTTGTCCAAACTGGACCATCCCGGCATCGTCAAATTCCACGACCAGTTTGTAGATGGGGAGTTCTTCTGTATTATAACTGAGTATTGTGAG ggtGGTGATCTGGATATGAAAATTCAAGAAttcaagaaaaagaagaagaaatttgATGAGACGACAGTGATGAACTGGTTCGTGCAGCTTGTGTTAGCCGTTCAGTACATGCACAGTAGGCGTGTCCTACACAGAGATTTAAAGACTAG aaatatatttttgaagaatAATGTAGTAAAGATTGGAGATTTTGGTATCTCGCGGATACTGATGGGTACAACAGACTTTGCCTCCACTTTTGTGGGAACGCCTTACTTTATGAGCCCGGAAGTTTTAAAACATGAAGGATACAACTCCAAATCTGATGTTTG GTCTGTAGGGTGTATCTTGTATGAAATCTGCGCCCTTGACCATGCCTTCAACGGTCAAAGCCTGATGGGTGTGATGTATAAGATAGTGGAAGGGGAATTACCCAGTCTGCCCTCCAACTACCCCAGGGAGCTGGATCAGGTTTTCAAAAT GATGCTTGCCAAAGATCAGACAGACCGACCATCCATGACAGAACTGACCAAGAATAGCTTTGTGGCAAAACATATGTCA ACAATGCTGTCTCAGTTGTCCGATTTCAAAACCAAACCAGAGCTTGGGGGAGAGGCAGAGATAGCTGCTGAGGAGTTAGAACAACTGCT AAGAGAGAAGTCCCACCTGGGAGACTTGAGAGCAACAGAGGCTGATGTGAAGTACAAAAACTTACACCCTCGTGAAAGAATGAGACTGAGAAAACAGAGAGAGGCAGATGCTAAAGCACAGGAGATGAA AGAAGCAGCCAGGGCAAATTTGGCAGAGACTTATGCAAGAAGAGAGAAGTTACGCAGTACAATTGGCCATACCAAC TTGCCACCCATAGTAGATGGATTGCCAGATGGATTTCGCAGTTTGCATATCAAAAAACTCTACG GTACCAGCCTGGGCCGGGGAGGGAGAAGCTGTGTAGGGAAGCCCTACGGTCAGGCGTGGGTTCCTACACAGATTTTCCTCAGGCCCAAGACGGCTCCTC GAAACAGTCGCTATGAGGATATGAGCGAAGAGGATGACTTCAGTGATACTGTGAAAGGTGACATAGACATCCACCGCACCCTGGGGGCCACAGTCCTGCACGTCCCTAAACACACCTATGAAGATAGACCCATCACTCCCCTCAAAGACAAGATGGTCTACAATACTGTACAGTCATCACTGGACTTTGAGGATG GTATTCCGGACCATCCTGAGCTGGCGGAGACCTACTACTCTCAGTTTGAGGACTTTGAGAAGGCTGATGGAAAAGAGGAGAATGAAGACAAAACAGATGATGCTGCTGAGAACACGCTGGTCAACATGGACGAGGCCAAAGATGTGGAGAATTTGTTATCATGCCTAGAAGGAGCCCTGGATAGACCCGTTCCTG AGGGCTCCCTTACACTGTCAGATGATACCATGGCGGGAGCATTTGGGCCTGGAGCACGAGAGATAAAAATACGCAACCTCCGAAG CGAATGTGAGCGTATCCTTGGGAAGGCTAAGTTTGAGAAGGCCTACACTTACCTGAAGAATGCCAGGTTCCAAGATAAAGCCACGTCCCATACAGCTGATGAAACCATGATATTTAAAGGTTTGAGGGAAATTGTGCCCAACCCCAGTGACTGTTTTCTGGTGGATCAGCTACTTTTCCTTGAGGAACAGGCTAAACTGCAAGTTTGA
- the LOC135465877 gene encoding lysine-specific demethylase 8-like — protein MDVLPQAIKALVPGNKYVFLDEISDYRVLGNFVLELINQLLDSFYTGNGSLTKCYEISKILLDIIWEKLNTGHWKDVDISWRLAYSLVSCIKALAECCVPSDNPSDTEHPVTPEMILKTCDMGLLMGAPILDNILAKLAKSVQNEFFPKDVCLSQHKLDERVSNVNVTTYPLDISLEMHRVHPHDVVEDSETVAGSKCGILGDTITAADMDIVEIPVNSKTRKRSSEVENGSCLKFPKCCQIELLSCPSVQTFKSMYMEKKCPVVIEDCMGHWPALSNRKWSVPYIKKIAGYRTVPVEVGSKYTEESWTQKLMTVSEFIDVYIDQIKGSQGIGYLAQHQLFEQIPELRDDIIIPMYCSITDREDDLNDEDIDISAWFGPCGTISPLHFDPKHNLLVQVIGEKYIQLYPEDQTKCLYPHSGRLLSNTSQVDVENPDLEKFPEFPKAHFSECVLRPGQMLYIPPKCWHYVRSLDVSFSVSFWWS, from the coding sequence ATGGATGTTCTTCCACAGGCTATCAAAGCCCTTGTACCAGGCAACAAATACGTTTTTTTAGACGAAATTAGTGACTACCGAGTGTTAGGAAACTTCGTTCTTGAATTGATCAACCAGCTTCTTGACAGCTTTTACACTGGAAATGGAAGCCTTACAAAATGCTATGAAATTTCAAAGATATTGCTTGACATAATCTGGGAAAAACTGAATACAGGACACTGGAAAGATGTGGACATTTCGTGGCGGTTAGCCTATTCGTTAGTGTCGTGCATTAAGGCACTAGCTGAATGTTGTGTGCCTTCAGATAACCCGTCAGATACTGAGCACCCAGTAACGCCGGAAATGATTttgaaaacatgtgatatgGGTTTGCTCATGGGCGCCCCAATTTTAGATAACATATTAGCAAAATTAGCAAAAAGTGTTCAAAATGAATTCTTCCCAAAAGACGTATGTCTCAGTCAACACAAGCTCGATGAAAGGGtatcaaatgtaaatgtaaccacATATCCTCTTGACATTTCCTTGGAAATGCATAGAGTACATCCTCACGATGTGGTGGAAGATAGTGAGACAGTTGCAGGTTCAAAATGTGGTATTCTGGGAGACACTATCACAGCTGCTGATATGGATATTGTTGAGATTCCTGTGAATTCAAAAACTAGGAAAAGATCGTCAGAAGTGGAAAATGGCTCTTGTCTGAAGTTTCCGAAATGCTGTCAAATTGAGTTGCTGTCTTGCCCATCCGTACAGACTTTCAAGTCAATGTATATGGAGAAGAAATGTCCGGTTGTTATAGAGGACTGCATGGGACACTGGCCAGCATTGTCTAATCGGAAGTGGAGTGTACCTTACATCAAAAAAATTGCAGGCTATAGAACAGTGCCTGTTGAAGTGGGTTCCAAATATACTGAGGAATCATGGACACAGAAGCTAATGACTGTCTCAGAATTTATTGATGTTTACATTGACCAAATAAAAGGATCTCAGGGAATTGGGTACTTGGCTCAGCATCAGCTCTTTGAGCAGATCCCGGAACTCCGTGATGATATCATCATACCGATGTATTGCTCTATTACAGACAGGGAAGATGATTTGAACGACGAGGATATAGATATCAGTGCGTGGTTTGGTCCATGTGGAACTATCTCACCTTTGCACTTTGACCCCAAGCACAATCTTCTTGTCCAAGTCATAGGAGAGAAGTATATTCAGTTATACCCAGAAGACCAAACCAAATGTCTATATCCCCATTCAGGCAGGTTGTTAAGTAACACAAGCCAAGTAGATGTGGAGAATCCAGATCTGGAGAAATTTCCAGAGTTTCCTAAGGCTCATTTTTCGGAATGCGTGCTAAGGCCTGGTCAGATGTTGTATATCCCTCCAAAATGCTGGCACTATGTGCGTTCTTTGGATGTAAGTTTCTCTGTCAGTTTTTGGTGGAGTTGA